One Cicer arietinum cultivar CDC Frontier isolate Library 1 chromosome 8, Cicar.CDCFrontier_v2.0, whole genome shotgun sequence DNA segment encodes these proteins:
- the LOC101508816 gene encoding ribose-phosphate pyrophosphokinase 4, whose protein sequence is MAATPPPPSFSATSNKYLKPSHSLLLSSKNINKIILRFNFTPKCEIRSFENHRNWTIEHVSNMNRDSILNNNNSSSLSPSSLVSASSSLSQLPMKNAKKVVLFYCAETQSLAEKIAADSDAIELRSISWGKFPDGFPNIFIPNAQGIRGQHVAFLASFSSPAVIFEQIPVIYALPKLFVSSFTLVLPFFPTGTSERMEDEGDIATAFTLARLLSNIPISRGGPTSLVTFDIHALQERFYFGDNILPCFESGIPLLKRRLQDLPDSDNISIAFPDDGAWKRFHKQLQHFPTVVCAKVREGDKRIVRIKEGNPKGRHIVIVDDLVQSGGTLIECQKVLAAHGAAKISAYVTHGIFPNKSWERFGHDNGGHPETAFTYFWITDSCPLTVKEVMHRPPFEVLSLASSISASLQI, encoded by the exons ATGGCGGCCACGCCACCTCCTCCGTCATTCTCGGCAACTtcaaacaaatatctcaaaccCTCTCACTCTCTTCTTCTCTCCTccaaaaacataaacaaaatcaTTCTCCGTTTCAATTTTACTCCAAAGTGCGAAATCAGAAGCTTCGAGAATCATCGTAATTGGACAATTGAACACGTATCCAACATGAACAGAGATTCTattctcaacaacaacaattctTCTTCTCTTTCACCTTCTTCGTTGGTCTCtgcttcttcttctctttctcaacTCCCTATGAAGAATGCTAAAAAGGTTGTTCTTTTCTACTGTGCCGAAACCCAATCCCTAGCTGAGAAAATTGCCGCTGATTCTGATGCAATTGAACTTCGTTCCATCTCTTGGGG AAAGTTTCCTGATGGCTTCCCCAATATTTTCATTCCCAATGCTCAAGGAATTCGTGGACAGCATGTGGCTTTTCTTGCCTCGTTTAGTTCTCCAGCAGTGATTTTTGAGCAGATTCCTGTCATTTATGCATTGCCAAAACTGTTTGTTTCCTCATTTACACTCGTGCTTCCTTTTTTCCCAACCGGAACTTCTGAAAGAATGGAAGATGAAGGAGATATTGCCACTGCTTTTACTTTGGCCAGGCTTTTGTCGAACATACCGATATCTAGAGGAGGACCAACAAGTTTGGTCACATTTGACATTCATGCCTTGCAG GAGAGGTTCTACTTTGGTGATAACATTTTACCATGCTTTGAGAGTGGCATACCATTGCTTAAAAGAAGGCTCCAAGATCTGCCTGATTCTGACAAT ATATCGATTGCTTTTCCTGATGACGGTGCTTGGAAACGATTTCATAAACAATTGCAGCATTTTCCAACG GTAGTTTGCGCAAAAGTTCGGGAAGGAGATAAACGGATAGTTCGAATTAAGGAGGGAAACCCTAAGGGTCGCCATATTGTGATTGTTGATGATTTGGTTCAGTCAGGTGGTACCCTGATAGAATGCCAG aaAGTTTTGGCAGCTCATGGAGCAGCTAAGATAAGTGCTTATGTGACTCATGGAATTTTTCCAAATAAATCATGGGAACGCTTTGGGCACGATAATGGCG GACATCCAGAAACTGCATTCACATACTTCTGGATCACAGACTCATGCCCCTTAACAGTGAAGGAGGTGATGCATAGGCCACCATTTGAGGTTCTCAGCCTAGCAAGCTCTATATCAGCCAGTCTCCAAATCtga
- the LOC101509139 gene encoding peroxidase 57-like — MKMASIILVTLFLFNLVFVPSMALPFGFGFPGDYDQQQPPQDNEQNQDKNQKLVNDGNNGNLRVGFYKDSCPNAENIVAGALAEISKTNPNAIANLIRLQFHDCFVVGCDASILLDYSPTGDKVEKSSMFNGQLLKGADIIDDIKSKLEEQCPGAVSCSDTLAFSVNEGMAIAGLPRRAALGGRRDSIYSLASVAEDNNLPMPNWPLEKMVELFTRKGFTIEEMVILLGAHSVGSAHCDVFMERIYNFANTRKPDATLPTPVVNELQQICQNPGTPQFRNPPVNFDETPTVLDNLFYKNMITRNKTLLITDAHLLNDPRTIPVVQQMAGDEGLWQKRFAEVMVKLSSLNVSTGTDGEVRKTCRSTN; from the exons ATGAAAATGGCAAGTATTATACTTGTGACCCTTTTTTTATTCAACTTGGTTTTCGTTCCTTCAATGGCTCTTCCATTTGGATTTGGATTTCCAGGTGATTATGATCAACAACAACCACCACAAGATAATGAACAAAACCAAGATAAAAATCAAAAGCTTGTGAATGATGGTAATAATGGTAACCTTAGGGTAGGGTTCTATAAGGACAGTTGTCCCAATGCTGAAAATATTGTGGCTGGTGCTCTTGCTGAGATTTCTAAGACAAATCCAAATGCAATTGCTAACCTCATTCGTCTTCAATTTCATGATTGCTTTGTTGTT gGATGTGATGCATCAATCTTGCTAGACTATTCACCAACAGGAGACAAAGTAGAAAAAAGTTCAATGTTCAATGGTCAACTCCTCAAAGGAGCTGATATAATTGATGACATAAAATCCAAGCTAGAAGAACAATGTCCAGGAGCAGTGTCATGCTCAGATACATTAGCATTTTCAGTCAACGAAGGAATGGCCATTGCCGGTTTACCTCGTAGAGCCGCTCTCGGAGGGCGTAGAGATTCGATCTATTCCCTCGCATCGGTCGCCGAAGACAACAACCTTCCAATGCCTAATTGGCCATTGGAGAAAATGGTTGAACTTTTTACAAGAAAAGGTTTCACAATTGAAGAAATGGTTATCTTACTTGGTGCTCATTCAGTTGGTTCAGCTCATTGTGATGTTTTCATGGAAAGAATTTACAATTTTGCTAACACAAGGAAACCTGACGCTACGCTTCCAACTCCAGTGGTTAATGAGCTTCAGCAAATATGCCAGAACCCTGGGACACCACAATTTAGAAACCCTCCAGTTAATTTCGATGAGACGCCAACCGTGCTCGATAACTTGTTTTACAAGAATATGATAACAAGAAACAAGACGCTTTTGATAACTGATGCTCATTTGCTTAATGATCCTAGGACAATTCCTGTTGTTCAACAGATGGCTGGTGATGAGGGTTTGTGGCAAAAGAGGTTTGCTGAGGTTATGGTTAAGTTGAGTTCTTTGAATGTTTCAACTGGGACTGATGGTGAAGTGAGGAAGACTTGTAGGTCCACTAATTAA